In the genome of Sphingomonas naphthae, one region contains:
- the dksA gene encoding RNA polymerase-binding protein DksA — MATVASDKPGLPGAANDDLIHGDYRPSNDEPFMGPRQQAYFRRKLLNWKDSILLEAQGTLAQLQTDSLREADITDRASSETDWSIELRTRDRQRKLISKIDAALRRIEEGEYGYCEVTGEPISLGRLEARPIATMTVEAQERHERNEKISREE, encoded by the coding sequence ATGGCGACGGTGGCAAGCGACAAACCCGGCCTTCCAGGGGCGGCAAACGACGATCTGATCCACGGCGATTATCGGCCGAGCAACGACGAGCCCTTCATGGGGCCGCGTCAGCAGGCCTATTTCCGGCGGAAGCTGCTCAACTGGAAGGATTCGATCCTCCTCGAAGCGCAGGGCACGCTGGCCCAGCTTCAGACCGATTCGCTGCGCGAGGCCGACATCACCGATCGCGCGTCGAGCGAGACCGACTGGTCGATCGAGTTGCGCACCCGCGATCGCCAGCGCAAGCTGATTTCCAAGATCGACGCCGCGCTGCGCCGCATCGAGGAAGGCGAGTACGGCTATTGCGAGGTGACCGGCGAACCGATCTCCCTCGGCCGCCTCGAAGCCCGCCCGATCGCGACGATGACGGTGGAAGCGCAGGAGCGCCACGAGCGCAACGAGAAGATCTCGCGCGAGGAATAG
- the ccmE gene encoding cytochrome c maturation protein CcmE, translating to MKAKNQRLWLIGLAAVAMLAAVLLGMWALKDQASYFYTPADAVRDRVEPGRQVRLGGMVEKGSIVKQADGVSIRFVVTDGQATVPVRFTGIVPDLFREGSGVVAEGHFEAGGGFVAETILAKHDERYMPPQVAGAMHKSDSLEADRK from the coding sequence ATGAAGGCGAAGAACCAGCGGCTGTGGCTGATCGGCCTCGCCGCCGTCGCAATGCTGGCGGCGGTGCTGCTCGGCATGTGGGCGCTGAAGGATCAGGCGAGCTATTTCTACACCCCCGCCGATGCGGTGCGCGACCGGGTCGAGCCCGGCCGGCAGGTGCGGCTGGGCGGCATGGTCGAAAAGGGCTCGATCGTGAAACAGGCCGACGGTGTCTCGATCCGCTTCGTCGTGACGGACGGGCAGGCGACCGTGCCGGTGCGCTTCACCGGCATCGTGCCGGACCTGTTCCGCGAGGGGTCGGGCGTGGTGGCCGAGGGGCATTTCGAGGCGGGCGGCGGCTTCGTCGCGGAAACCATCCTCGCCAAGCATGACGAACGCTACATGCCGCCGCAGGTGGCCGGCGCGATGCACAAGAGCGACAGCCTGGAGGCCGACCGGAAATGA
- a CDS encoding M23 family metallopeptidase has protein sequence MRRWGGIALLALLAGCVSGPRQRQPLPPPPVEQWPEDKRIQKLPGHTPARPKPAPVKRPTAVRQPAAAWEARKAGATATEIPASTYVVVAGDNLGRIAEKTGAGLEAIAGANGIAPPYPVRIGQRLNIPGGRYHRIQRGQSGIAIARAYGVSWSRIVELNQLEPPYVLREGGRLLIPGKTEVAAMSMEQRASAFQINIDDIVTGGEPAETAQKAPVRPAPTPRTVPPPTTPVAEPASFAGRFLWPLKGAILRPFGTTGDGRRNDGINIAARKGDPVMAAADGTVAYAGEGIAIFGGLVLLRHGDGWITAYGNCDSLLVARGQAVKKGQIIARAGDTGQVSEPQLHFEIRQGRKPVNPIGLLN, from the coding sequence ATGAGGCGCTGGGGGGGCATCGCGCTGCTGGCCCTCCTCGCCGGCTGCGTCTCCGGCCCTCGCCAGCGCCAGCCGCTGCCGCCCCCGCCGGTCGAGCAATGGCCGGAAGACAAGCGCATCCAGAAACTCCCCGGCCACACGCCTGCCAGGCCGAAGCCCGCGCCGGTCAAGCGCCCCACCGCCGTCCGCCAGCCGGCGGCCGCGTGGGAGGCGCGCAAGGCCGGCGCCACCGCAACCGAAATCCCCGCCTCCACCTATGTCGTTGTCGCCGGCGACAATCTCGGCCGCATCGCCGAGAAAACCGGTGCCGGGCTGGAGGCGATCGCGGGCGCCAACGGCATCGCCCCGCCCTACCCCGTCCGCATCGGTCAGCGCCTCAATATTCCCGGCGGCCGCTATCACCGCATCCAGCGCGGCCAGAGCGGCATCGCCATCGCCCGCGCCTATGGCGTCAGCTGGTCGCGCATCGTCGAACTGAACCAGCTCGAGCCGCCCTATGTGTTGCGCGAAGGCGGCCGGTTGCTGATCCCCGGCAAGACCGAGGTGGCGGCCATGTCGATGGAACAGCGCGCGTCGGCCTTCCAGATCAACATCGACGATATCGTGACGGGCGGCGAACCGGCCGAGACCGCGCAGAAGGCGCCCGTCCGCCCAGCCCCCACGCCGCGCACCGTGCCGCCGCCGACCACGCCCGTCGCCGAGCCCGCCAGCTTCGCCGGGCGCTTCCTGTGGCCGCTGAAGGGCGCGATCCTCCGCCCGTTCGGCACCACCGGCGATGGCCGCCGCAACGACGGCATCAACATCGCCGCGCGCAAGGGCGACCCCGTCATGGCCGCCGCCGATGGCACCGTGGCCTATGCCGGCGAGGGCATCGCCATCTTCGGCGGCCTCGTCCTCCTCCGCCACGGCGACGGCTGGATCACCGCTTATGGCAATTGCGACAGCCTGCTGGTGGCGCGCGGCCAAGCGGTGAAGAAGGGCCAGATCATCGCCAGGGCCGGCGACACCGGCCAGGTGAGCGAGCCGCAACTCCACTTCGAAATCCGCCAGGGCCGCAAGCCGGTGAACCCGATCGGGCTGCTGAACTAA
- the surE gene encoding 5'/3'-nucleotidase SurE has product MRILLTNDDGINAPGFAVLERIARTLSDDITIVAPAEEQSGAGRSLTLTRPVRMRKMGEKRYAVAGTPTDAVMMALGHVMKDARPDLILSGVNRGANLAEDVGYSGTVSAAAEGALAGIRSVALSQIYARRGIGEAATFEAAEAWGERALRPLLDIDWAPRTLVNINFPARMPDEVKGIRVAGQGLRDYGRLTIDERVDPRGFTYYWFDLAGVTPDTFTGETDLETVRAGYVSVTPLHLDHTHRPSLAGLAGVYA; this is encoded by the coding sequence ATGCGCATCCTCCTCACCAACGACGACGGCATCAACGCCCCCGGCTTCGCCGTGCTGGAACGGATCGCGCGCACCCTGTCGGACGATATCACAATCGTCGCGCCGGCCGAGGAGCAGTCCGGCGCGGGCCGCTCGCTCACCCTCACCCGGCCCGTGCGAATGCGGAAGATGGGCGAGAAACGCTACGCCGTCGCCGGCACGCCGACCGATGCGGTGATGATGGCGCTGGGCCATGTGATGAAGGACGCGCGGCCCGACCTGATCCTGTCGGGCGTCAACCGCGGCGCCAATCTCGCCGAGGACGTCGGCTATTCGGGCACCGTCTCTGCCGCCGCCGAGGGCGCGCTGGCGGGCATCCGCTCGGTCGCGCTCAGCCAGATCTACGCGCGGCGCGGCATCGGCGAGGCCGCCACCTTCGAGGCGGCCGAGGCGTGGGGCGAACGCGCGCTCCGCCCGCTGCTCGACATCGACTGGGCGCCCCGCACGCTCGTCAACATCAACTTCCCCGCGCGGATGCCCGACGAGGTCAAGGGCATCCGCGTCGCCGGACAGGGCCTGCGCGATTACGGCCGGCTGACGATCGACGAACGGGTCGATCCGCGCGGCTTCACTTATTATTGGTTCGATCTCGCCGGGGTCACGCCCGACACCTTCACCGGCGAGACCGATCTCGAGACGGTGCGCGCCGGTTACGTCTCGGTCACGCCGCTCCACCTCGATCACACCCACCGCCCTTCGCTCGCGGGCCTCGCGGGGGTCTACGCATGA
- a CDS encoding host attachment family protein yields the protein MRLAHNSVVVVADGRKMLFFRNEGDAEYPNLTVEDQDYHPNPRTGEQATDQAGRASNTIGGRASSVEPTDFHQIEEDRFAAQTVALLNKKALAGDYEQLIIVAPAQTLGEMRKHYHKETEKRLKGEIAKDLTGHPVDQIEKIIVEQE from the coding sequence ATGCGCCTGGCACATAACAGCGTGGTGGTGGTGGCCGATGGGCGGAAGATGCTGTTCTTCCGCAACGAAGGCGATGCCGAATATCCGAACCTGACGGTCGAGGATCAGGATTATCATCCCAATCCCAGGACGGGTGAGCAGGCGACCGATCAGGCGGGCCGTGCCTCCAACACGATCGGCGGGCGCGCCAGTTCGGTCGAGCCGACCGACTTCCACCAGATCGAGGAAGATCGCTTCGCCGCCCAGACTGTCGCGCTGCTCAATAAAAAGGCGCTGGCCGGCGACTACGAACAGTTGATCATCGTGGCGCCCGCGCAAACCCTTGGTGAAATGCGCAAACATTATCACAAGGAGACCGAGAAGCGGCTCAAGGGCGAGATCGCCAAGGATCTGACGGGTCATCCGGTCGATCAGATCGAGAAGATCATTGTGGAACAGGAATGA
- the ccmC gene encoding heme ABC transporter permease CcmC, with the protein MHAFANPARFLSIARPLTGWLGWCGALLIAVAAVAGLGFTPRDYLQGDTVRIMYVHVPSAWLGMAGWSAIAVASLMELVWRHPLAAIAARASAVPGALFTFLCLASGSIWGRPTWGTWWEWDGRMTSMLVLLFLYFGYIGLASARGPGAAGSRIVAVFGLFGAINLPIIHYSVLWWRTLHQGQSIGLGGSSIDGSILWPLPIAMLGFSLLFGAIVLMRMRAMLADIKVEARMRRMAA; encoded by the coding sequence ATGCACGCCTTCGCCAACCCCGCTCGATTCCTCTCCATCGCGAGGCCGCTGACCGGCTGGCTCGGCTGGTGCGGCGCGCTGCTGATCGCGGTGGCGGCCGTCGCCGGGCTCGGCTTCACGCCGCGCGACTATCTTCAGGGCGATACCGTCCGCATCATGTACGTCCACGTGCCCTCGGCGTGGCTCGGCATGGCGGGGTGGAGCGCGATCGCGGTGGCGAGCCTGATGGAATTGGTCTGGCGTCATCCACTGGCGGCGATCGCCGCGCGGGCGTCGGCCGTGCCGGGGGCGCTGTTCACCTTCCTCTGCCTCGCCAGCGGCTCGATCTGGGGCCGGCCGACGTGGGGGACGTGGTGGGAATGGGACGGGCGGATGACCTCCATGCTGGTCCTGCTGTTCCTCTATTTCGGCTATATCGGGCTTGCGTCGGCGCGGGGGCCGGGGGCGGCGGGCAGCCGGATCGTCGCGGTGTTTGGCCTGTTCGGGGCGATCAACCTGCCGATCATCCATTATTCGGTGCTGTGGTGGCGCACCTTGCATCAGGGCCAGTCGATCGGCCTCGGCGGGTCCAGCATCGACGGATCGATCCTGTGGCCGCTGCCGATCGCGATGCTGGGGTTCAGCCTGCTGTTCGGCGCGATCGTGCTGATGCGGATGCGGGCGATGCTGGCCGATATCAAGGTCGAGGCGCGGATGCGGCGGATGGCGGCATGA
- the rpoC gene encoding DNA-directed RNA polymerase subunit beta', translating to MNEMTNFANPLAAKPETFDQIQIGIASPERIRSWSFGEIKKPETINYRTFKPERDGLFCARIFGPIKDYECLCGKYKRMKYKGIVCEKCGVEVTVSKVRRERMGHIELAAPVAHIWFLKSLPSRIGLLLDMQLKQLERVLYFEAYIVIEPGLTPLEKYQLLTEDELLDAQDQYGEDAFSAGIGAEAVRIMLESLDLEGEKVQLLEELAVTKSELKPKKIIKRLKVVESFLESGNRPEWMILEVVPVIPPELRPLVPLDGGRFATSDLNDLYRRVINRNNRLKRLMELRAPDIIVRNEKRMLQEAVDALFDNGRRGRTITGANKRPLKSLSDMLKGKQGRFRQNLLGKRVDYSGRSVIVTGPELKLHQCGLPKKMALELFKPFIYARLDAKGLSMTLKQAKKWVEKERKEVWDILDEVIREHPVLLNRAPTLHRLGIQAFEPVLIEGKAIQLHPLVCSAFNADFDGDQMAVHVPLSLEAQLEARVLMMSTNNILSPANGKPIIVPSQDMVLGLYYLSMMKENEPGEGMLISDMAEVHQALNAGAVTLHTKIISRVPQTDEDGKRYMKRIETTPGRMLLGETLPQSHKVPFETVNRLLTKKEIGDVIDVVYRHTGQKETVLFADGIMALGFRHAFQAGISFGKDDMIIPDSKVPLVDETKALVKDFEQQYQDGLITQQEKYNKVIDAWSRCGDRVAGEMMKEIQAVKKDPETGREKPINAIYMMAHSGARGSAAQIKQLAGMRGLMAKPSGEIIETPIISNFKEGLTVLEYFNSTHGARKGLADTALKTANSGYLTRRLVDVSQDCVVVEIDCGTERALEMKAIVQGGATIASLGERILGRTTAEDLIDSKTNEVLFPRGTLLDEAAITAIEAIGLQSALIRSPLVCESKGGVCGTCYGRDLARGTPVNIGEAVGVIAAQSIGEPGTQLTMRTFHIGGAAQLNEQSNLEAVADGTLQYRELRTITDPRGRRVSMSRNAEIAIVDLSGRERATHRLPYGAHLLFDNGHIVSKGDRIAEWDPFTMPVITETGGQVKYQDLIEKQTLTEQTDEATGITQKIVTEYRPTSRKEDLRPRLTLLDDQSGEAARYMLAPGAVLSVEDGQTVQAGEVLARVSRESAKTRDITGGLPRVAELFEARKPKENAIIAKISGRVEFGKDYKAKRKIIIRPDDGSDAVEYLVPKSKVIDVQEGDHVKRGDNLIGGSPDPHDILEVLGIEPLAEYLVSEIQEVYRLQGVKINDKHIETIVRQMLQKVEITAAGDTTLLPGEQVDREEMDEINAKAAETGGAPAEGKPILLGITKASLQTRSFISAASFQETTRVLTEASVQGKIDSLNGLKENVIVGRLIPAGTGAGMNRLRVTATSRDAALRAAQKSWAATIAAPDSAAQEHEAELHRSARDSAGTGDDPLGEVAASGHGTDADAGDYLNS from the coding sequence ATGAACGAGATGACCAACTTCGCGAACCCGCTGGCCGCCAAGCCGGAGACGTTCGACCAGATCCAGATTGGCATCGCCTCGCCGGAGCGCATCCGCTCCTGGTCGTTCGGCGAGATCAAGAAGCCCGAGACCATCAACTATCGCACGTTCAAGCCCGAGCGTGACGGCCTGTTCTGCGCGCGCATCTTCGGTCCGATCAAGGATTACGAATGCCTGTGCGGCAAGTACAAGCGCATGAAGTACAAGGGCATCGTCTGCGAGAAGTGCGGCGTCGAGGTCACCGTTTCCAAGGTGCGCCGCGAGCGGATGGGCCATATCGAGCTGGCCGCCCCGGTCGCGCACATCTGGTTCCTGAAGTCGCTGCCGAGCCGCATCGGCCTGCTGCTCGACATGCAGCTCAAGCAGCTCGAGCGCGTCCTCTATTTCGAGGCCTATATCGTGATCGAGCCGGGCCTGACCCCGCTCGAAAAGTATCAGCTGCTCACCGAGGACGAGCTGCTCGACGCGCAGGACCAATATGGTGAGGACGCCTTCTCGGCCGGCATCGGCGCCGAGGCGGTCCGCATCATGCTCGAGAGCCTCGATCTCGAGGGCGAGAAGGTGCAGCTGCTCGAAGAGCTGGCGGTCACCAAGTCCGAGCTGAAGCCCAAGAAGATCATCAAGCGGCTGAAGGTCGTCGAGAGCTTCCTGGAATCGGGCAACCGCCCGGAGTGGATGATCCTCGAGGTCGTTCCGGTCATCCCGCCGGAACTGCGCCCGCTGGTGCCGCTGGACGGCGGCCGCTTCGCGACGTCGGATCTGAACGATCTGTATCGCCGCGTCATCAACCGCAACAACCGCCTCAAGCGGCTGATGGAGCTGCGCGCGCCGGACATCATCGTCCGCAACGAGAAGCGCATGTTGCAGGAGGCCGTCGACGCCTTGTTCGACAACGGCCGCCGGGGCCGCACGATCACGGGCGCCAACAAGCGTCCGCTGAAGTCGCTGTCCGACATGCTGAAGGGCAAGCAGGGCCGCTTCCGCCAGAACCTGCTCGGCAAGCGCGTCGATTATTCGGGCCGTTCGGTCATCGTGACCGGGCCGGAACTCAAGCTGCACCAGTGCGGCCTGCCGAAGAAGATGGCGCTCGAGCTGTTCAAGCCGTTCATCTACGCACGCCTCGACGCCAAGGGTCTCAGCATGACGCTGAAGCAGGCCAAGAAGTGGGTCGAGAAGGAGCGCAAGGAAGTCTGGGACATCCTGGACGAGGTGATCCGCGAGCATCCGGTGCTGCTGAACCGCGCGCCGACGCTCCACCGCCTGGGCATCCAGGCGTTCGAGCCGGTGCTGATCGAGGGCAAGGCGATCCAGCTGCACCCGCTGGTCTGCTCGGCCTTCAACGCCGACTTCGACGGCGACCAGATGGCTGTCCACGTCCCGCTGAGCCTCGAGGCCCAGCTGGAAGCGCGCGTGCTGATGATGTCGACCAACAACATCCTGTCGCCCGCCAACGGCAAGCCGATCATCGTGCCCTCGCAGGACATGGTGCTGGGCCTCTATTATCTTTCGATGATGAAGGAGAATGAGCCGGGCGAGGGGATGCTGATCTCCGACATGGCCGAGGTGCATCAGGCGCTGAACGCGGGTGCGGTGACGCTGCACACCAAGATCATCAGCCGCGTCCCGCAGACGGACGAGGACGGCAAGCGCTACATGAAGCGCATCGAGACGACGCCCGGCCGCATGCTGCTGGGCGAGACCCTGCCGCAGAGCCACAAGGTGCCGTTCGAGACCGTCAACCGCCTGCTGACCAAGAAGGAGATCGGCGACGTCATCGACGTGGTCTATCGCCACACCGGCCAGAAGGAGACCGTGCTGTTCGCCGACGGCATCATGGCGCTGGGCTTCCGCCACGCGTTCCAGGCCGGCATCTCGTTCGGCAAGGACGACATGATCATCCCGGATTCGAAGGTGCCGCTGGTCGATGAGACCAAGGCTCTCGTGAAGGACTTCGAGCAGCAGTATCAGGATGGCCTGATCACGCAGCAGGAGAAGTACAACAAGGTGATCGACGCCTGGTCGCGTTGCGGCGACCGCGTGGCGGGCGAGATGATGAAGGAGATCCAGGCGGTCAAGAAGGACCCGGAGACGGGTCGCGAGAAGCCGATCAACGCCATCTACATGATGGCGCATTCGGGTGCCCGTGGTTCCGCCGCCCAGATCAAGCAGCTCGCCGGCATGCGCGGCCTGATGGCCAAGCCGTCGGGCGAGATCATCGAGACGCCGATCATCTCGAACTTCAAGGAAGGCCTGACCGTCCTGGAGTATTTCAACTCCACCCACGGTGCTCGCAAGGGCCTCGCGGATACGGCGCTCAAGACCGCCAACTCGGGCTACCTCACCCGCCGTCTGGTCGACGTGTCGCAGGATTGCGTCGTCGTCGAGATCGATTGCGGCACCGAGCGCGCGCTGGAGATGAAGGCGATCGTGCAGGGCGGCGCCACCATCGCCTCGCTGGGCGAGCGTATCCTGGGCCGCACCACGGCCGAGGATCTGATCGACAGCAAGACGAACGAGGTGCTGTTCCCGCGCGGCACGCTGCTGGACGAAGCCGCGATCACCGCGATCGAGGCGATCGGCCTGCAATCGGCCCTGATCCGCAGCCCGCTGGTCTGCGAGAGCAAGGGCGGCGTTTGCGGCACCTGCTACGGGCGTGACCTCGCCCGTGGTACGCCGGTCAACATCGGCGAGGCCGTGGGCGTCATCGCGGCGCAGTCGATCGGCGAGCCGGGCACCCAGCTGACGATGCGGACCTTCCACATCGGCGGCGCGGCGCAGCTGAACGAGCAGTCGAACCTGGAGGCCGTGGCCGACGGTACGCTGCAATATCGCGAACTGCGCACGATCACCGATCCGCGCGGTCGTCGCGTCTCGATGAGCCGCAACGCCGAAATCGCGATCGTCGATCTGTCTGGCCGCGAGCGGGCGACCCATCGCCTGCCCTATGGCGCGCATCTGCTGTTCGACAACGGCCATATCGTGTCGAAGGGCGATCGCATCGCCGAGTGGGATCCCTTCACCATGCCGGTCATCACCGAGACCGGCGGCCAGGTGAAATATCAGGACCTGATCGAGAAGCAGACGCTGACCGAGCAGACCGACGAAGCGACCGGCATCACGCAGAAGATCGTGACCGAATATCGCCCGACGAGCCGCAAGGAGGATCTGCGTCCGCGCCTGACCCTGCTCGACGACCAGTCCGGCGAGGCGGCCCGCTACATGCTGGCGCCGGGCGCGGTGCTCTCGGTCGAGGACGGCCAGACGGTGCAGGCGGGCGAGGTTCTCGCCCGTGTGAGCCGCGAGTCCGCCAAGACCCGCGACATCACCGGCGGTCTGCCGCGCGTCGCCGAGCTGTTCGAGGCGCGCAAGCCGAAGGAAAACGCGATCATCGCGAAAATCTCCGGCCGGGTCGAATTCGGCAAGGATTACAAGGCCAAGCGCAAGATCATCATCCGCCCGGACGATGGCAGCGACGCGGTCGAGTATCTGGTGCCGAAGTCGAAGGTGATCGACGTTCAGGAAGGCGACCACGTCAAGCGTGGCGACAATCTGATCGGCGGCTCGCCCGATCCGCACGATATTCTCGAGGTGCTCGGCATCGAGCCGCTGGCGGAATATCTCGTGTCGGAAATCCAGGAAGTCTATCGTCTCCAGGGCGTGAAGATCAACGACAAGCACATCGAGACGATCGTTCGTCAGATGCTGCAGAAGGTCGAGATCACGGCGGCCGGCGACACGACGCTGCTCCCCGGCGAGCAGGTCGATCGCGAGGAGATGGACGAGATCAACGCCAAGGCGGCGGAGACGGGTGGCGCGCCTGCCGAGGGCAAGCCGATCCTGCTCGGCATCACCAAGGCGTCGTTGCAGACCCGCAGCTTCATCTCGGCCGCGTCCTTCCAGGAGACGACCCGCGTGCTGACCGAGGCTTCGGTGCAGGGCAAGATCGACTCGCTGAACGGCCTGAAGGAGAATGTCATCGTCGGCCGCCTGATCCCGGCGGGCACCGGCGCCGGCATGAACCGCCTGCGCGTCACCGCCACGTCGCGCGACGCGGCGCTGCGGGCGGCGCAGAAGTCCTGGGCCGCGACCATCGCGGCCCCCGACAGCGCCGCGCAGGAGCATGAGGCGGAGCTTCACCGCTCGGCCCGTGACTCGGCCGGCACCGGCGACGATCCGCTGGGCGAAGTCGCGGCCTCGGGCCACGGCACCGACGCGGATGCGGGTGACTATCTGAACTCGTGA
- the serS gene encoding serine--tRNA ligase: MHDIRLIRDDPDGFDTGLARRGLAPMAASIAALDERRRAIGHELQGAQARRNEASKAIGAAKARKDEATAASLMAEVAALKERMPTLEAEEGKLAAHIDETLAALPNLPAADVPEGADEDGNVEVARWGEPRQFDFAPRDHADFAPALGLDFESAAAISGARFAVLKGRMARLNRALGQFMLDRQTEGQGYTEVAPPLMVRSDALFGTGQLPKFAEDLFHTTDDRWLIPTAEVSLTNLVREQILDEATLPLRLTALTQCFRAEAGAAGRDTRGLIRQHQFEKVELVSITTPETSEAEHERMTAAAEAILQALGLPYRKMLLCAGDMGFGAIKTYDLEVWLPGQTKYREISSCSNCGDFQARRMGARTRAAGAKGTRFVHTLNGSGLAVGRTLVAVLENYQEADGSVRIPDVLVPYMGGIERLVP; this comes from the coding sequence ATGCACGACATACGGCTGATCCGCGACGACCCCGATGGCTTCGATACGGGCCTCGCCCGACGCGGCCTCGCCCCCATGGCCGCCTCGATCGCCGCGCTGGACGAGCGCCGCCGCGCGATCGGGCACGAGCTTCAGGGGGCGCAGGCGCGCCGCAACGAAGCCTCCAAAGCGATCGGCGCGGCCAAGGCGCGGAAGGACGAGGCGACCGCCGCCAGCCTGATGGCCGAGGTCGCCGCGCTCAAGGAGCGGATGCCCACGCTGGAGGCCGAGGAAGGCAAGCTCGCCGCCCATATCGACGAGACGCTCGCCGCGCTGCCCAACCTGCCCGCCGCCGACGTGCCCGAGGGCGCCGACGAGGACGGCAATGTCGAGGTCGCCCGCTGGGGCGAGCCCCGCCAATTCGATTTCGCGCCCCGCGACCATGCCGATTTCGCCCCGGCGCTGGGCCTCGATTTCGAGAGCGCCGCCGCCATCTCCGGCGCGCGCTTCGCGGTGCTGAAGGGGCGGATGGCCCGCCTCAACCGCGCGCTCGGCCAGTTCATGCTCGATCGCCAGACCGAGGGGCAGGGCTATACCGAGGTCGCCCCGCCGCTGATGGTGCGGTCGGACGCGCTGTTTGGCACCGGCCAGTTGCCGAAATTCGCCGAGGATCTGTTCCACACCACCGACGATCGCTGGCTGATCCCCACCGCCGAGGTCTCGCTCACCAATCTGGTGCGCGAGCAGATTCTCGACGAAGCGACCTTGCCGCTGCGCCTCACCGCGCTCACCCAATGTTTCCGCGCCGAGGCGGGCGCCGCCGGGCGCGACACGCGCGGCCTGATCCGCCAGCATCAGTTCGAGAAGGTCGAGCTGGTCTCGATCACCACGCCCGAAACCTCCGAGGCGGAGCATGAGCGGATGACCGCCGCCGCCGAGGCGATCCTCCAGGCGCTCGGCCTGCCCTATCGCAAGATGCTGCTGTGCGCGGGCGACATGGGCTTCGGCGCGATCAAGACCTACGATCTCGAGGTGTGGCTGCCCGGCCAGACCAAGTATCGCGAGATATCCTCCTGCTCCAACTGCGGCGACTTCCAGGCGCGCCGCATGGGCGCCCGCACCCGCGCCGCCGGGGCCAAGGGCACGCGCTTCGTTCACACGCTCAACGGCTCCGGCCTCGCCGTCGGCCGCACGCTCGTCGCGGTGCTGGAAAATTATCAGGAGGCCGACGGGTCGGTCCGCATCCCCGATGTGCTGGTGCCTTACATGGGCGGCATCGAGCGGCTGGTGCCCTGA